The Psilocybe cubensis strain MGC-MH-2018 chromosome 7, whole genome shotgun sequence genome has a window encoding:
- a CDS encoding ATP synthase subunit 4, mitochondrial, translating to MVSRIAISALRAAARPRAFVALPQSYSARSMATNPPPSERASELIEKLPSSPNLITKTGTALLGVGAAAAAISSELYVVNEETIILVASAIVFTYIAKVIREPYTEWADGHVQRIKKILNDARAEHTGAVKERIDSVGQMKDVVSVTEALFALSKETAKLEAENFVQHQKITMAAELKSVLDSWVRYEQQLKESEQADLTKTVIDKVVAALKDEKTQKDILASAVAEIEQLVKSKAI from the exons ATGGTGTCCAGAATTGCTATCAGCGCTCTGAGAGCAGCTG CTCGCCCCAGAGCCTTCGTTGCTCTGCCTCAGAGCTATAGCGC TCGGTCGATGGCCACCAATCCCCCTCCCTCGGAACGCGCGTCGGAACTCATCGAGAAGCTTCCTTCATCCCCCAACCTGATCACCAAAACCGGCACTGCTCTTCTCGGTGTCGGTGCTGCTGCCGCGGCCATTTCTTCGGAACTCTACGTCGTCAACGAAGAGACAATCATTCTCGTTGCCTCCGCCATCGTGTTCACCTACATCGCTAAG GTCATTCGTGAGCCATACACCGAGTGGGCCGACGGTCACGTCCAGCGCATCAAGAAGATTCTCAACGACGCTCGTGCCGAGCACACTGGTGCCGTTAAGGAGCGCATTGATTCCGTTGGACAAATGAAGGATGTCGTCTCTGTCACCGAGGCTCTCTTCGCTCTCTCCAAG GAGACTGCTAAGCTTGAGGCTGAGAACTTTGTTCAACACCAAAAGATAACCATGGCCGCCGAACTCAAGTCTGTTCTCGACAGCTGGGTCCGCTACGAGCAGCAATTGAAAGAGAGCGAGCAGGCTGACCTCACTAAGACCGTCATCGACAAGGTTGTTGCTGCCCTCAAGGATGAGAAGACTCAAAAGGATATTTTGGCCAGCGCTGTCGCTGAGATTGAGC AACTCGTCAAGAGCAAGGCTATCTAA